A part of Actinoallomurus bryophytorum genomic DNA contains:
- a CDS encoding sensor histidine kinase, translated as MPGTALTPPVHRFVTRGPRPLVLLDIGVAALLCVGLLMADSRSGVKHAAAAESALRTAGIVIATLTVAARGLHPCWSFAVATLCAFVVAAVGGAPQVSVCVAISAYTAATAGEYVFWWLRPGAASMLIAAGVGIGRVSSSWLAVLVANVAIVCVGWFAGLAARERRNRIIATAQQEAERERQHAAGIRQAAIDERLVIARELHDIVAHSMSVIAVRAGVARVVMNTDPAQVEETLGIVETTTRQALHEMRLLVEVLRHEHAIDPALAPTPGLADIAALADQIRRTGVDLRLDVRGPARPLPAGVDLSAYRIAQEALTNVVRHAGPTRATLRIEYGTEDLLIEVTDTGPSEPSRRAHPEPHAAAGHGLIGMRERAALYHGNLRAGHHGGGFQVQALLQTDEPGPMTTTRTTTHSPAPPAAASGGRP; from the coding sequence ATGCCCGGCACCGCTCTAACACCACCGGTTCACCGATTCGTCACCAGAGGCCCCCGCCCCCTGGTCCTCCTCGACATCGGTGTCGCCGCCCTGCTCTGCGTCGGCCTGCTCATGGCCGACTCCCGCAGCGGCGTCAAGCACGCCGCCGCCGCGGAGTCCGCACTGCGGACCGCGGGCATCGTCATCGCCACCCTGACCGTCGCCGCTCGCGGGCTGCATCCGTGCTGGTCGTTCGCCGTAGCGACGCTCTGCGCATTCGTGGTCGCCGCGGTCGGCGGCGCGCCACAGGTATCGGTCTGCGTCGCCATCTCCGCCTACACCGCCGCCACGGCAGGCGAGTACGTGTTCTGGTGGCTTCGCCCCGGCGCCGCCAGCATGCTGATCGCCGCCGGGGTCGGCATCGGACGTGTCTCCTCAAGCTGGCTGGCCGTGCTCGTCGCCAACGTCGCGATCGTGTGCGTCGGATGGTTCGCCGGCCTTGCCGCCCGGGAACGCCGAAACCGGATCATCGCCACTGCCCAGCAAGAGGCCGAACGCGAACGTCAGCACGCGGCCGGCATCCGCCAGGCCGCCATCGACGAACGTTTGGTCATCGCCCGTGAACTGCACGACATCGTCGCGCACTCCATGAGCGTCATCGCCGTCCGTGCCGGTGTCGCGCGCGTGGTGATGAACACCGACCCGGCCCAAGTGGAGGAAACACTCGGCATCGTCGAGACCACCACCCGCCAGGCCCTACACGAGATGCGGCTGCTCGTCGAGGTACTGCGCCACGAGCACGCCATCGACCCCGCACTCGCCCCCACCCCTGGACTGGCCGACATCGCCGCGCTGGCCGACCAGATCCGTCGCACTGGCGTTGACCTGCGCCTCGACGTCCGTGGTCCGGCCCGCCCGCTCCCTGCTGGAGTGGACCTGTCGGCCTATCGCATCGCTCAGGAAGCCCTCACCAATGTCGTCCGCCACGCCGGGCCCACCCGGGCCACCCTCCGCATCGAATACGGCACCGAGGATCTGCTCATCGAAGTTACCGATACCGGTCCCTCCGAGCCGAGCCGGCGAGCGCATCCCGAACCTCACGCCGCCGCCGGTCACGGGCTGATCGGCATGCGCGAGCGAGCGGCTCTGTATCACGGCAACCTGCGCGCCGGCCACCACGGCGGCGGTTTCCAGGTCCAAGCACTGCTACAGACGGACGAACCAGGCCCCATGACCACTACCCGCACCACGACACATTCGCCCGCGCCGCCCGCAGCTGCATCTGGAGGCCGGCCATGA
- a CDS encoding response regulator transcription factor translates to MTIRVVIADDQVLVRAGFSVLVNAATDMEVVAEAGNGPDAVAAGRRHLPDVILMDIRMPHIDGIEATRQLLDDPATKAIRILILTTFDLDSYVFGALKAGASGFLLKDTPPELLLAGIRTVAAGDALLAPSVTRRLIRDFVNRPTADPRALPSLLDPLTARETELLIHVASGHSNTEIAAQLNISVATVKTHVSRLLTKLHAHDRAQLVVIAYETGLIQPSPRATKQPPRCSSTDCGRS, encoded by the coding sequence ATGACCATCCGGGTGGTCATAGCCGACGACCAGGTCCTCGTGCGTGCCGGCTTCAGCGTGCTCGTCAATGCCGCAACGGACATGGAAGTCGTCGCCGAAGCCGGCAACGGCCCCGATGCCGTGGCGGCCGGACGCCGGCATTTGCCGGACGTCATCCTGATGGATATCCGCATGCCCCACATAGACGGCATCGAGGCGACCCGACAGCTACTCGACGACCCGGCGACCAAGGCCATCCGGATCCTCATCCTTACCACTTTCGACCTCGACAGCTACGTTTTCGGCGCCCTCAAAGCCGGCGCCAGCGGGTTCCTCCTCAAAGACACCCCGCCCGAGCTCCTGCTGGCCGGAATCCGCACCGTCGCCGCCGGCGACGCTCTACTCGCCCCGAGCGTGACCCGGCGTCTCATCCGCGACTTCGTCAACCGCCCCACTGCCGACCCTCGCGCCTTGCCTTCTCTGCTCGACCCCCTGACGGCTCGCGAGACGGAGCTCCTCATCCACGTCGCCTCAGGCCACTCAAACACCGAAATCGCGGCACAGCTCAACATCAGCGTCGCCACGGTCAAGACCCACGTCAGCCGTCTGCTCACCAAACTGCACGCACACGACCGCGCCCAACTCGTCGTCATCGCCTACGAAACCGGACTCATCCAGCCAAGTCCGAGAGCGACGAAGCAGCCCCCACGTTGCTCATCCACGGACTGCGGCCGGTCCTGA